One region of Drosophila kikkawai strain 14028-0561.14 chromosome 2R, DkikHiC1v2, whole genome shotgun sequence genomic DNA includes:
- the LOC108082522 gene encoding ankyrin repeat domain-containing protein 13D — protein MRSAEEIKAEYPLHWHIWHNELEQLQAAIDQNDKEKIDPRGRTPLMLAVRVANLACVKCLLAAKCNATYEHEGWSIVQEAVCTGDVDILTAIIEVRDLQRHVQRVTHVPKLLQHLLDAPDFYIEMKWEFTSWVPLMSRLCPSDTYKVYKRGANVRIDTTLLGFDNNTWQRGNRSYIFKGAKETATMIEIDHDTNEVMVEQMSSDIGDIVAIPPALGTVRARLNAPVITNNIEMDKISFERNKSGIWGWRSEKSEVINGYNCKVYGASNVEFVTKTRMDHLSEEQIKNKTARTPLHSLLGIADEDYVSPADAAAALKDRTPSPRLEEEASLVAAENGGRSSPAPGLAQSNGSSACASGSSTPKSSVTPEEYFTPEVDLQGRDVGGPKNLSTKVQRFKANLWLAEEHPIRLQEQVLPILDLMSTMASPHVSKLRDFITMQLPAGFPVKVEIPLFHVLNACITFGNVFALTSPVEHVATLQEQDRVTCLVDDRCFDVPVHYTNRGSDVRRQIPLDEDDMLQYAIEQSLVETSGACGVDAKDDDKVDIWEVLRGQNVVGTDLLPEDDEQLQRVLQESLMGAHANPQSGSPASEEEDDDGGFRFIDPDLAMAMRLSQQDQRKYELERQQEQEMIEQALKLSLQEH, from the exons ATGAGGAGCGCGGAAGAGATCAAGGCGGAGTATCCGCTGCACTGGCACATCTGGCACAACGAActggagcagctgcaggcGGCCATCGACCAG AACGATAAGGAGAAAATCGATCCTCGCGGCCGGACGCCGCTGATGCTAGCGGTACGAGTGGCGAATCTGGCCTGCGTCAAGTGCCTTTTGGCGGCCAAGTGCAATGCCACATACGAGCACGAGGGATGGTCCA TTGTCCAGGAAGCCGTCTGCACGGGGGATGTGGACATCCTTACTGCCATTATTGAAGTGCGGGATCTCCAGCGCCATGTCCAGCGGGTAACGCATGTGCCCAAGCTTCTACAGCATCTCCTGGACGCTCCCGACTTTTACATTGAAATGAAATGGGAGTTCACCTCCTGGGTGCCTCTGATGTCACGCCTCTGtcccagcgacacctacaagGTCTACAAGCGAGGGGCCAACGTGCGGATAGACACCACACTTCTGGGCTTCGACAACAACACCTGGCAAAGGGGCAATCGTTCGTACATCTTCAAAGGAGCCA AAGAGACTGCCACCATGATTGAAATCGATCACGATACGAACGAGGTAATGGTGGAGCAAATGAGCAGCGATATTGGTGACATTGTGGCCATTCCGCCTGCCCTGGGAACTGTGAGGGCACGTCTCAATGCCCCGGTGATCACTAACAACATTGAGATGGACAAGATCAGTTTCGAGCGGAACAAGAGCGGCATTTGGGGCTGGCGCAGCGAGAAATCAGAGGTGATCAACGGCTACAACTGCAAGGTTTATGGAGCCAGCAATGTGGAGTTTGTGACCAAGACTCGAATGGATCACCTCAGCGAAGAGCAGATCAAG aACAAAACAGCTCGAACACCGCTGCACAGCCTTTTGGGCATTGCCGATGAGGACTATGTATCCCCCGCTGATGCTGCCGCGGCACTGAAAGATCGC ACACCCTCCCCCCGCTTGGAGGAGGAGGCTTCCCTGGTGGCCGCTGAAAACGGCGGACGTTCCTCGCCAGCCCCTGGTCTGGCCCAAAGCAACGGCAGCTCTGCCTGTGCCTCTGGCTCTAGTACACCCAAGTCTTCTGTCACCCCCGAGGAGTACTTCACTCCCGAGGTAGATCTCCAGGGCAGAGATGTTGGCGGACCCAAAAATTTAAGCACAAAAGTGCAACGCTTCAAGGCCAACCTGTGGCTGGCCGAGGAGCATCCGATACGACTGCAGGAGCAGGTGTTGCCCATACTGGATCTCATGTCCACCATGGCCAGTCCGCATGTGTCCAAGCTGAGGGATTTTATCACCATGCAGCTGCCTGCCGGCTTTCCTGTCAAAGTGGAAATCCCGCTCTTCCATGTCCTCAATGCTTGCATTACCTTTGGTAATGTCTTTGCCTTAACCTCACCCGTGGAGCATGTGGCCacgctgcaggagcaggatcgTGTGACTTGCTTGGTGGACGATCGTTGCTTCGATGTGCCGGTTCACTATACCAATCGAGGCAGCGATGTGCGTCGTCAGATACCGCTGGACGAGGACGATATGCTGCAGTATGCCATCGAGCAGAGTTTGGTGGAGACGAGCGGCGCCTGTGGTGTGGACGCCAAGGATGATGACAAGGTGGATATCTGGGAGGTGCTAAGGGGCCAAAATGTGGTGGGAACGGATCTTCTCCCGGAGGATGATGAGCAATTGCAGCG AGTGCTGCAGGAATCGCTAATGGGCGCCCATGCAAATCCCCAGAGCGGGTCACCCGCCTCCGAGGAGGAAGACGACGATGGTGGCTTCCGGTTTATAGATCCCGACCTGGCCATGGCCATGCGACTGTCGCAGCAGGACCAAAGGAAGTACGAGCTGGAGcgacagcaggagcaggagatgATCGAGCAGGCGCTGAAGCTGAGCCTGCAGGAGCACTAA